The following are encoded together in the Deinococcus yavapaiensis KR-236 genome:
- a CDS encoding cupin domain-containing protein, whose product MQGTPRTTAFALTVPAVFVLSMTALSAQSTSTPDVAMNTSNMKWQPGPPNLPAGTQIIVLQGDPSKAGGIATIRLKFPAGAVIAPHKHSTDEAATVISGRFHVAPGDTLDPSKGTTLMAGGYTTLMAGHHHFAWVDGVTVVQFTGAGPLDIEYLNPADDPSQHK is encoded by the coding sequence ATGCAAGGCACGCCACGCACGACCGCCTTCGCCCTGACCGTCCCTGCCGTCTTTGTCCTTTCCATGACCGCCTTGTCCGCGCAGAGCACATCCACGCCCGACGTGGCCATGAACACTTCCAACATGAAGTGGCAACCCGGCCCGCCCAACCTGCCCGCCGGAACGCAAATCATCGTGCTGCAAGGTGACCCGTCCAAAGCGGGCGGCATCGCCACGATCCGCCTAAAGTTCCCAGCAGGCGCCGTCATTGCACCTCACAAGCACTCGACGGATGAAGCAGCCACCGTCATTTCAGGACGCTTCCACGTCGCTCCTGGAGATACCCTCGATCCGTCCAAAGGCACGACGCTCATGGCGGGAGGCTACACGACGCTCATGGCCGGACACCACCACTTCGCCTGGGTGGACGGCGTCACGGTCGTACAATTCACAGGGGCAGGCCCGCTCGACATCGAATACCTCAATCCAGCAGATGACCCGAGCCAGCACAAGTAA
- a CDS encoding class I mannose-6-phosphate isomerase, translating into MTYRRTTQPLAPARAPRPVSAYDPYPTVDLTPNAVQIGFDALAGRLARHDAIALDGMPGVLWDDLRDRLDVALLALGKRAEWLDARRAFKKPRDLDALVRPYLGGNDPLFGTRCPLVLADFFEETADLGSPHADLRVVYGPGAALLAPTAALVYVELPKNEVQFRARAGIPTNLGRMDAAPPKEAYKRSYFVDWPVLARHKRDVLHRVEVFVDAQRPDEPTFADAADVRDALHALARRPFRARPWFEPGPWGGQWIKRLLPNLAPDAPNLAWSFELIAPENGLLLAGGGLLELAFEWLMLHAGNDVLGEAFARFGTAFPIRFDWLDTVEGGNLSLQVHPTPEYLRAHFGETFTQDETYYILHADEGAHVYLGFQEGVDPHAFRRDLEHSLATGEAVNVEQYVQRHPAHTGDLFLIPNGTVHCSGTGSLVLEISATPYIFTFKLYDWLRLDLDGNPRPLNITRAFDNLDFERQGERAARELLSVPVVLESGDGWERWQLPTHPEHFYDVHRVHLSGTAHLSTDDRCHVLAVVSGTSVRVQVNGAPDATYRFAETFVVPAAARSYRLTSENGPATVVLAFVKPGRGGA; encoded by the coding sequence ATGACGTACCGCCGTACCACGCAACCCCTCGCGCCCGCCCGCGCTCCGCGCCCCGTGAGCGCGTACGACCCGTACCCGACCGTCGACCTCACCCCGAACGCCGTGCAAATCGGATTCGACGCGCTCGCAGGGCGCCTCGCTCGCCACGACGCCATCGCCCTCGACGGCATGCCGGGCGTGCTGTGGGATGATCTGCGCGACCGACTCGACGTGGCCCTCCTCGCCCTCGGCAAGCGCGCCGAATGGCTCGACGCACGCCGTGCCTTCAAAAAGCCGCGCGACCTCGACGCGCTCGTACGACCGTACCTTGGCGGGAACGACCCGTTGTTCGGCACGCGCTGCCCCCTGGTCCTCGCAGATTTCTTCGAGGAAACAGCCGACCTCGGCTCGCCCCACGCGGACCTTCGCGTCGTGTACGGACCAGGCGCAGCCCTGCTCGCCCCGACAGCCGCGCTCGTGTACGTGGAACTCCCGAAGAACGAGGTGCAGTTTCGCGCGCGCGCCGGCATCCCCACGAACCTCGGCAGGATGGACGCCGCGCCGCCGAAAGAGGCGTACAAACGCAGCTACTTCGTGGACTGGCCGGTGCTGGCGCGTCACAAGCGCGACGTGCTGCATCGCGTGGAAGTCTTCGTGGACGCGCAACGCCCGGACGAACCAACCTTCGCGGACGCGGCCGACGTGCGAGACGCACTTCACGCCTTGGCACGGCGACCGTTCCGCGCACGCCCGTGGTTCGAGCCTGGCCCGTGGGGCGGGCAGTGGATCAAACGCCTGCTTCCAAACCTCGCGCCGGACGCGCCGAACCTCGCGTGGAGCTTCGAACTTATCGCGCCTGAAAACGGCTTGCTGCTCGCGGGCGGCGGGCTGCTCGAACTCGCGTTCGAATGGCTCATGCTGCACGCCGGGAACGACGTGCTCGGCGAGGCGTTCGCGCGCTTCGGCACCGCGTTCCCCATCCGCTTCGACTGGCTCGACACCGTCGAAGGCGGCAACCTCAGCCTCCAGGTGCATCCCACGCCCGAGTACCTCCGCGCGCACTTCGGCGAGACCTTCACGCAAGACGAAACGTATTACATCCTGCACGCCGACGAAGGGGCTCACGTCTACCTCGGCTTCCAAGAAGGTGTGGATCCGCACGCGTTCCGCCGCGACCTAGAGCACAGCCTCGCCACGGGCGAAGCGGTGAACGTCGAGCAGTACGTGCAACGGCACCCCGCGCACACGGGCGACCTGTTCTTGATTCCGAACGGCACCGTGCACTGCTCCGGAACAGGCAGCTTGGTACTCGAGATCAGCGCCACGCCGTACATCTTCACGTTCAAGCTGTACGACTGGCTGCGACTCGACCTCGACGGCAACCCACGGCCCCTCAACATCACGCGCGCCTTCGACAACCTCGATTTCGAGCGTCAAGGCGAACGCGCGGCGCGCGAACTCCTCAGCGTCCCAGTCGTGCTTGAATCAGGTGACGGCTGGGAGCGCTGGCAGCTCCCCACGCACCCGGAGCACTTCTACGACGTGCACCGCGTCCACCTCAGCGGCACCGCGCACCTTTCCACCGACGACCGCTGCCACGTGCTCGCCGTCGTGTCCGGTACGAGCGTACGCGTGCAAGTGAACGGCGCGCCCGACGCGACGTACCGCTTCGCGGAAACCTTCGTCGTGCCCGCCGCCGCCCGCTCGTACCGCCTCACGAGCGAGAACGGACCTGCCACGGTCGTCCTCGCGTTCGTCAAACCCGGCCGTGGAGGTGCGTGA
- a CDS encoding ROK family protein encodes MNTPSPFVLALDVGGGHVTAAIVNTTARALHHSSVTRIAIPHDAPALDLVHAWANVGLHALAAADSLAVTGIGIAMPGPFDYAQGVSLMTRKFRALHGLNVRRALRNAWQDGPLANAPIRFENDAALFALGEWWGGAARGAQRVVGITLGTGFGSGFVRSGVTLHGGHGVPDGGTVWHLPLRGGVAEDFISGAALTHAYQQRAGRHLTPERLADAAFAGDSEARTVFTHLGYDIAEVLAPVLNAFHAERLVLGGNLSRAFTLFQSPLQTELRLHAPGVHVTPTDLYETAALLGAAALFIANSDARSVTN; translated from the coding sequence GTGAACACCCCGAGTCCTTTCGTTCTCGCGCTCGACGTGGGCGGCGGGCACGTCACGGCCGCCATCGTCAACACCACCGCCCGCGCCCTGCACCACTCGAGCGTGACGCGCATCGCAATTCCTCACGACGCGCCCGCCCTCGACCTCGTGCACGCCTGGGCCAACGTCGGCCTTCACGCCCTCGCCGCCGCGGATTCCCTTGCCGTGACGGGCATCGGAATCGCCATGCCCGGCCCGTTCGATTACGCGCAAGGCGTGTCCCTCATGACACGCAAGTTCCGCGCGCTGCACGGCCTGAACGTCCGACGCGCCTTGAGGAACGCGTGGCAAGACGGTCCCCTCGCCAACGCGCCCATCCGCTTCGAAAACGACGCCGCCCTGTTCGCCCTCGGCGAATGGTGGGGCGGCGCCGCGCGCGGCGCGCAACGCGTCGTCGGCATCACGCTCGGCACGGGTTTCGGCAGCGGCTTCGTCCGCAGTGGCGTCACCCTGCACGGCGGGCACGGCGTTCCCGACGGCGGAACCGTATGGCACCTCCCGCTGCGCGGTGGCGTCGCCGAAGACTTCATTTCCGGCGCGGCCCTCACGCACGCCTACCAGCAGCGCGCCGGCCGCCACTTGACTCCCGAACGGCTCGCCGACGCCGCCTTCGCGGGCGACAGCGAGGCCCGAACTGTCTTCACGCACCTTGGCTACGACATCGCAGAGGTACTCGCACCCGTCCTGAACGCGTTTCACGCGGAGCGCCTCGTGCTCGGCGGTAACCTCTCCCGCGCCTTCACGCTGTTCCAATCGCCCCTCCAGACCGAGCTGCGCCTGCACGCCCCGGGCGTGCACGTGACGCCCACCGACTTGTACGAAACGGCGGCCCTGCTCGGCGCCGCCGCGCTGTTCATTGCCAACTCCGACGCGCGCAGCGTCACGAATTGA
- a CDS encoding sensor histidine kinase, producing MTHDDTSGDHTRAASNEAPPDPHATPGSERALFEHAPNAALLLTPHGRIHDVNVRGRALLEAEHAPLVGQAFTRFLTPASHSTLSALLRRVFDTPGVHREEVQLLRHDGTVRDVAVDAVAFDVNGAPTCYLTLTDVDAFKRAHQHLSDVNTHLERQLRQRTARIQGLNEEFEHVINATDNELRTVLSRAQNFLWLHRRDQPQEPREEDENVSRADGAVQQALSLLNSLEQYMRTRSMRVRVRDVDLNHVLREVSKDMQALLKGRDVRFDPPSLPTVQGDSQVLHLILFEYVSNALKFSRSHDVLRLQVRVEETDGEYRIGVQDDGVGFNMRSKDKLFKMFGRLHPSGEYEGTGLGLVCVRRLCERFGGRAWGEGKPGSGATFWFSWPKVPLLLD from the coding sequence ATGACCCACGACGACACGAGCGGCGACCACACACGCGCCGCTTCCAACGAAGCGCCGCCGGACCCGCACGCCACACCAGGAAGTGAGCGCGCCTTGTTCGAGCACGCGCCCAACGCCGCCCTGCTGCTCACCCCGCACGGCCGCATTCACGACGTCAACGTACGAGGACGCGCCCTGCTCGAAGCCGAGCACGCTCCCCTCGTCGGGCAGGCCTTCACGCGCTTCCTCACGCCCGCGTCGCACTCCACGCTCAGCGCGCTTCTTCGGCGCGTGTTCGACACGCCCGGCGTGCACCGCGAGGAAGTACAACTCCTGCGGCATGACGGTACCGTGCGGGACGTCGCCGTGGACGCCGTGGCCTTCGACGTGAACGGCGCGCCCACCTGCTACCTCACCTTGACGGACGTGGACGCCTTCAAGCGCGCGCATCAACACCTGTCCGACGTCAACACGCACCTCGAACGTCAACTGCGTCAACGCACCGCCCGCATCCAAGGATTGAACGAGGAGTTCGAGCACGTCATCAACGCGACGGACAACGAGTTGCGCACCGTCCTCAGCCGCGCGCAGAACTTCTTGTGGTTGCACCGCCGCGACCAGCCTCAAGAGCCGAGGGAAGAGGACGAAAACGTATCACGGGCCGATGGAGCCGTGCAGCAAGCGTTGTCGTTGCTGAACTCCCTGGAGCAGTACATGCGCACGCGCAGCATGCGGGTGCGCGTGCGCGACGTCGACCTCAACCACGTGCTGCGCGAAGTCAGCAAAGACATGCAAGCCCTCCTCAAGGGCCGCGACGTTCGCTTCGATCCTCCGTCGTTGCCGACCGTGCAAGGTGACAGTCAAGTGTTGCACTTGATTTTGTTCGAGTACGTGTCGAACGCCTTGAAGTTCTCGCGGTCGCACGACGTGCTTCGCTTGCAAGTGCGCGTCGAGGAAACGGACGGCGAGTACCGCATTGGCGTGCAGGACGACGGGGTGGGATTCAACATGCGCTCGAAGGACAAACTCTTCAAGATGTTCGGTCGACTGCATCCGTCCGGTGAGTACGAAGGAACGGGCTTGGGCTTGGTGTGCGTGCGACGCTTGTGTGAACGCTTCGGGGGACGCGCGTGGGGCGAAGGCAAGCCGGGAAGTGGCGCGACCTTCTGGTTCTCGTGGCCGAAAGTGCCGTTGCTGCTGGACTGA
- a CDS encoding cold-shock protein: MASGTVKWFNADKGFGFIQTEGSPDVFAHFSAIQGSGYKKLNEGDEVDFEVEAGQRGKGPQAKGIVVTKAAPVPEDGDRPQRRDDRW; this comes from the coding sequence ATGGCTTCAGGTACAGTGAAATGGTTCAACGCGGACAAAGGCTTCGGATTCATCCAAACGGAAGGTAGCCCTGACGTCTTCGCGCACTTCAGCGCGATTCAAGGCTCGGGTTACAAGAAGCTCAACGAAGGTGACGAAGTTGACTTCGAAGTGGAAGCCGGTCAGCGTGGCAAAGGCCCGCAAGCCAAAGGCATCGTCGTGACCAAGGCCGCGCCCGTCCCTGAGGACGGCGATCGTCCTCAGCGTCGCGACGACCGCTGGTAA
- a CDS encoding sensor histidine kinase → MSSLQARVLTLEGELQACQQRAVALFNEAPAPYFLLDSQGRIVDVNVTGHGLLGRTREDVLRRSWISFLPSTSQSSFALLSTLAFEDALVHHGDVQVVNAQDTPIDILVQLRTQQRDGVEHLLVIATDISAHKRAQQTLLNDNANYEQQLREQARTTRHLMQDLENVTLTFIQQLHLPVARALNFFKLHRAAREKRAEAVEDNLMNMEGAVLQILNLLASVDRFMQLRQMRLTIKPVDLNKVLSEVLKNAEPIMADRDVRTTSRVLPTVQGDNRALFLIFDELIANALKFTRTRERAQVSVVTHETELEYHVGVRDNGVGFNMRHKDKLFQLFGRLHPSSEYEGTGVGLVTVRRTCERVGGRVWAEGKPDQGATFWVAWPKQPTLRL, encoded by the coding sequence TTGAGCTCGCTTCAAGCGCGCGTGCTCACCCTCGAAGGCGAACTGCAAGCGTGCCAGCAACGCGCGGTGGCCCTGTTCAACGAAGCGCCCGCTCCGTACTTCCTGCTCGACTCGCAAGGCCGCATCGTCGATGTCAACGTCACCGGTCATGGCCTGCTCGGTCGTACCCGCGAGGACGTGCTGCGCCGCTCTTGGATCTCGTTTTTGCCGTCCACCTCCCAATCGTCGTTCGCGCTGCTCAGCACCCTCGCCTTCGAAGACGCTTTGGTGCATCACGGCGACGTGCAAGTCGTCAACGCGCAGGACACGCCCATCGACATCCTCGTTCAACTGCGCACGCAGCAACGAGATGGAGTGGAGCATCTGCTGGTCATCGCGACGGACATCTCAGCGCATAAACGGGCGCAGCAGACCCTGCTGAACGACAATGCCAATTACGAGCAGCAACTGCGTGAGCAGGCGCGCACAACACGGCACCTCATGCAGGACCTCGAAAACGTCACCTTGACGTTCATTCAGCAGTTGCACCTTCCGGTCGCGCGCGCTTTGAACTTCTTCAAGCTGCACCGAGCGGCGCGAGAAAAGCGCGCTGAAGCGGTCGAGGACAACCTGATGAACATGGAGGGAGCGGTGCTGCAAATCCTGAATTTGCTCGCGTCCGTGGATCGGTTTATGCAACTGCGACAGATGCGACTCACGATCAAGCCCGTGGACCTCAACAAGGTCCTCAGCGAGGTCTTGAAGAACGCGGAGCCGATCATGGCGGATCGGGACGTGCGCACGACCAGTCGCGTTCTGCCGACCGTGCAAGGTGACAACCGCGCGCTGTTCCTCATTTTCGATGAATTGATCGCGAATGCCTTGAAGTTCACGCGGACACGAGAACGAGCGCAGGTGTCCGTCGTGACGCATGAGACCGAGTTGGAATACCACGTTGGCGTGCGGGACAACGGCGTGGGCTTCAACATGCGGCACAAAGACAAGTTGTTCCAGTTGTTCGGGCGGTTGCATCCGTCGAGTGAGTACGAGGGGACGGGGGTGGGGTTGGTGACGGTGCGCAGAACGTGCGAACGCGTTGGTGGTCGCGTGTGGGCGGAAGGCAAACCTGATCAAGGCGCGACGTTCTGGGTGGCGTGGCCGAAACAACCGACGCTGCGGCTGTGA
- a CDS encoding DinB family protein produces MLHLTDNAVHHRAQGHESLRPLGIEPPPFYERG; encoded by the coding sequence GTGCTGCACCTGACCGACAACGCGGTGCATCACCGCGCGCAAGGCCATGAATCCCTGCGGCCGCTCGGCATCGAACCGCCCCCCTTCTACGAACGCGGTTGA
- a CDS encoding sensor histidine kinase: protein MATSPSHPFGASEEVHRLAALEAFVEFTIAIGSHSDLLEVVQQAIRVLQARFPNGSAVYFERDEDLWKARVCSVDMSEELAAVLQAGLPSTTPSIAQALQECDLAFTNAWNPEREQVPNTEEYGTVVSAPLIRRGHPEGIFSFGLRDVQTWTEADASLVRAVMLGLNLAYERVDTTEQLRRQAAQLEARTNALEAFAELSREFALEMDRVSLVRRAQEIVLGLLPQGYAVYYELDGAVWRLRSQTGELGNADLQAFVNAGIPREAPSLMGPYTSGHPEYQDEYAKGADTPAEAVRHVNTIAVLPVHVHGTCVGLFCVGLFERRPWTSIDKTILETATYKLGIALERSLGLLQLAEERQKLAVANEELEAFAYSVSHDLRAPVRHITSFSHMLRKTVGEHLASKTSQYLTMIDDAAERMNVLIDAMLDLSRLARLPLRLGPVDLEALVNAVQIELASDVLERQVMWQVSPLPLVMGDADLLRQVMWNLLSNAVKYTRGEDVTVIEVWAENREEEWVVFVRDNGAGFDAKYVDKLFGVFQRLHRANEFEGVGVGLANVRRIVQRHGGRVAASGSVGEGATFSFTLPKQP from the coding sequence ATGGCCACGTCGCCCTCCCACCCGTTCGGTGCGTCCGAGGAGGTGCATCGTCTCGCCGCTCTTGAAGCGTTCGTCGAGTTCACCATCGCCATTGGATCGCACTCCGACCTCCTCGAAGTCGTGCAGCAAGCCATTCGCGTTCTGCAAGCGCGCTTCCCGAACGGCAGCGCCGTGTACTTCGAGCGAGATGAAGACTTGTGGAAAGCACGGGTGTGCAGCGTCGACATGAGCGAAGAACTCGCGGCCGTTTTGCAAGCAGGCTTGCCGAGCACCACTCCTTCGATTGCGCAAGCACTTCAAGAATGTGACCTCGCGTTCACGAACGCTTGGAACCCGGAACGCGAACAAGTTCCGAACACGGAAGAGTACGGCACGGTCGTGAGCGCCCCCTTGATTCGCCGGGGTCACCCCGAAGGCATCTTCAGCTTCGGGTTGCGAGACGTGCAAACATGGACGGAAGCGGATGCCAGCTTGGTTCGCGCGGTCATGCTTGGCCTCAACCTCGCTTACGAACGGGTCGACACCACCGAGCAATTGCGGCGGCAAGCGGCACAACTCGAAGCGCGCACGAACGCCTTGGAAGCCTTCGCTGAGTTGTCACGAGAATTCGCCCTCGAAATGGATCGCGTCTCGCTCGTGCGGCGCGCTCAAGAAATCGTCTTGGGACTCCTCCCGCAGGGATACGCCGTGTACTACGAACTCGACGGCGCCGTGTGGCGTCTTCGTTCGCAAACTGGAGAGCTCGGCAACGCGGACTTGCAAGCGTTCGTCAACGCGGGCATTCCACGTGAAGCGCCGTCCCTCATGGGTCCGTACACCTCCGGCCACCCCGAATACCAAGATGAATACGCCAAAGGAGCGGACACACCCGCGGAGGCGGTGCGGCACGTCAACACGATCGCGGTACTGCCCGTGCACGTGCACGGGACGTGCGTCGGTCTGTTCTGCGTGGGTTTATTCGAGCGGCGCCCATGGACGAGCATCGACAAGACGATCTTGGAAACGGCGACGTACAAACTCGGCATTGCCCTCGAGCGCTCCCTTGGCTTGTTGCAACTGGCGGAGGAACGTCAGAAGCTCGCCGTGGCAAACGAGGAACTCGAAGCGTTCGCGTACAGCGTGTCGCATGATCTTCGTGCGCCCGTGCGGCACATCACGAGTTTCAGTCACATGTTGCGTAAAACGGTTGGGGAGCATTTGGCGTCGAAAACCAGTCAGTACCTCACGATGATCGACGACGCGGCAGAACGCATGAACGTCCTGATTGACGCGATGCTTGATTTGTCCCGCCTCGCCCGCCTTCCGCTACGACTGGGTCCCGTGGATCTCGAAGCACTCGTGAACGCCGTGCAAATCGAGTTGGCATCGGACGTGCTGGAGCGGCAGGTGATGTGGCAGGTGTCTCCGTTGCCGCTCGTGATGGGAGACGCGGACTTGTTGCGGCAAGTGATGTGGAACTTGCTGTCGAACGCCGTGAAGTACACGCGTGGTGAGGACGTCACGGTGATCGAGGTGTGGGCGGAGAACCGCGAGGAGGAGTGGGTGGTGTTCGTGCGTGACAACGGCGCGGGCTTCGACGCGAAGTACGTCGACAAGTTATTCGGCGTGTTCCAGAGGTTGCATCGCGCGAATGAATTCGAAGGCGTCGGGGTGGGGTTGGCGAACGTGCGGCGCATCGTGCAACGTCATGGTGGGCGGGTCGCGGCGTCGGGCAGCGTGGGGGAAGGCGCGACGTTCAGTTTCACGTTGCCGAAGCAACCTTGA
- a CDS encoding excalibur calcium-binding domain-containing protein has product MHLLGRTERVGGRRGHEIRVSVGGRDWQGRCVQGISGITRPSFLGQAKAVPVTSLPSSNVPFANGSAVRAAGRVGEPQDSRTLDRDGDGVACE; this is encoded by the coding sequence ATGCACCTCCTCGGACGCACCGAACGGGTGGGAGGGCGACGTGGCCATGAAATCAGAGTATCGGTGGGTGGGCGTGATTGGCAGGGGCGTTGCGTTCAGGGAATTTCAGGAATCACGCGTCCATCGTTTCTTGGTCAAGCGAAGGCCGTCCCAGTCACGTCGTTGCCGTCGTCGAACGTCCCGTTCGCGAACGGTTCGGCCGTGCGGGCGGCGGGACGTGTGGGTGAGCCACAGGACAGTCGTACGCTCGATCGGGACGGGGACGGCGTCGCTTGCGAGTGA
- a CDS encoding alpha/beta fold hydrolase, protein MSLFTLEHGPIDAPSVLFLHGAGVSSWMWNDTMRALPQLHGLAPDLPGLGKNSSVGPFEVTRAARLLTTFIEERAMDGRAHVVGHSLGGAVAAQLTAVAPHVVRSVTLIGVTAQPLKFERLLVAATLALGPLMRHAKVIDAQAKALGVPFEARAQFEADQRALTGDVLKAVMREGARFCVPDELRRVNVPVLALVGAREAAVNRTSAVELVRGMRRGRALSVPGGGHAWLARQPDLLVRTLVSFWADDALPDELVSLPVKAKRPHTNREWTKD, encoded by the coding sequence ATGTCGCTCTTCACCCTGGAACACGGTCCCATCGACGCGCCAAGCGTCCTCTTCCTGCACGGCGCGGGCGTCTCTTCTTGGATGTGGAACGACACGATGCGGGCACTGCCACAACTGCACGGCCTCGCGCCCGACCTCCCCGGTCTCGGCAAAAACAGCAGTGTCGGTCCCTTCGAAGTGACGCGCGCCGCGAGACTCTTGACGACGTTCATCGAAGAGCGCGCCATGGACGGACGCGCGCACGTGGTGGGGCACTCGTTGGGCGGCGCGGTCGCCGCGCAACTGACCGCCGTGGCGCCGCACGTGGTGCGCAGCGTCACCTTGATCGGCGTGACCGCCCAGCCCCTGAAGTTCGAGCGGCTGCTCGTCGCGGCGACACTCGCCCTCGGACCGTTGATGCGCCACGCGAAGGTGATCGACGCGCAGGCGAAGGCATTGGGCGTGCCGTTCGAGGCGCGGGCGCAGTTCGAAGCGGATCAGCGTGCGCTGACAGGCGACGTGCTGAAGGCCGTGATGCGTGAGGGCGCCCGGTTTTGCGTTCCGGACGAGTTGAGGCGCGTGAACGTCCCGGTTCTGGCCTTGGTGGGCGCGCGTGAAGCGGCGGTCAATCGCACGTCCGCCGTCGAGCTCGTGAGAGGCATGCGGCGAGGACGGGCGTTGAGCGTCCCGGGAGGAGGGCACGCGTGGCTGGCACGGCAACCGGACCTGCTCGTGAGGACGCTCGTCAGCTTCTGGGCGGACGACGCGTTGCCGGATGAACTGGTGAGCCTGCCTGTGAAAGCCAAGCGTCCTCACACTAACCGCGAGTGGACGAAGGATTAG
- a CDS encoding helix-turn-helix transcriptional regulator, with translation MIARHSGSLTVHDPAAAHALLDVRTTRLLDAFLDEARSTSEVARELNEDLDWVRYRVRRLTALGLLRGDEERRRKGRAMRLYRAVATVFFVPFEVTRYESLESYLTAVEGDVHGWVRRNVAQTLRGMGEGWGLRVARGEDGRVHSKMTRSPDEDLSPNAQSPALLSFVYPALSLKFEDAKAMQADLLEVFGKYAALKGTQRYLCQLVMCPVSVSE, from the coding sequence ATGATAGCCAGACATTCCGGTAGCCTCACCGTGCACGATCCCGCGGCCGCGCACGCGTTGCTGGACGTGCGGACAACGCGGCTGCTCGACGCGTTCCTCGATGAGGCGCGCAGCACGTCCGAAGTCGCGCGGGAGCTCAACGAGGACCTCGACTGGGTGCGGTACCGCGTGCGGCGCCTCACGGCGCTCGGTCTGCTCCGCGGTGATGAAGAGCGTCGCCGCAAGGGCCGCGCGATGCGGTTGTACCGAGCGGTCGCGACGGTGTTCTTCGTGCCGTTCGAGGTGACCCGCTACGAGTCGCTGGAGTCGTACCTCACGGCGGTGGAGGGCGACGTTCACGGTTGGGTGCGGCGCAACGTCGCTCAGACGCTCAGGGGCATGGGCGAGGGATGGGGCTTGCGAGTCGCGCGCGGTGAGGACGGGCGCGTGCATTCGAAGATGACGCGTTCGCCGGACGAAGACTTGTCACCGAACGCGCAGAGTCCGGCGTTGCTGTCGTTCGTGTACCCGGCGTTGTCGCTGAAGTTCGAAGATGCCAAGGCGATGCAGGCGGATCTGCTTGAGGTGTTCGGGAAGTACGCGGCCCTCAAGGGAACGCAGCGCTACTTGTGTCAGCTCGTGATGTGTCCGGTGTCCGTTTCAGAGTAG
- a CDS encoding type II toxin-antitoxin system VapC family toxin: MVIDASALLAFFQDELGADVVEAALAKGAVMSSVNITEVIGKLVGSGVAPENEVRDDILNLGLEIAAFDETQAVHAGFFYARRSPYNLSLGDCACLALAETRKLEVLTAERTWQGIPDLRVRVHLIR, from the coding sequence GTGGTGATCGACGCGTCGGCCCTGCTCGCCTTCTTCCAAGACGAGCTCGGCGCGGACGTCGTCGAAGCGGCCCTCGCCAAAGGCGCCGTGATGAGCAGCGTCAACATCACCGAGGTCATCGGCAAGCTCGTAGGCAGCGGCGTCGCCCCGGAAAACGAGGTGCGTGACGACATTTTGAATCTCGGTTTGGAGATCGCGGCGTTCGACGAGACGCAAGCGGTACATGCGGGATTCTTCTACGCGCGGCGCAGTCCGTACAACCTCAGCCTCGGCGACTGCGCCTGCCTCGCCCTCGCCGAGACGCGGAAGCTGGAGGTCCTCACGGCTGAGCGCACCTGGCAAGGGATTCCAGACTTGCGCGTCCGCGTGCATCTGATTCGATAG
- a CDS encoding AbrB/MazE/SpoVT family DNA-binding domain-containing protein, whose translation MSMVHKEVELGEKGRVVIPQEVRKALGAAPGDRLVFTLEDGIITVTTRARLVKNLRGKYHLPNRNLTEELSQERAQEADGKTW comes from the coding sequence ATGTCCATGGTTCACAAGGAAGTCGAGTTGGGAGAGAAGGGACGCGTCGTCATTCCGCAAGAAGTCCGCAAAGCCCTCGGGGCTGCCCCCGGTGACCGACTGGTATTCACCCTCGAAGACGGCATCATCACCGTCACCACCCGCGCCCGCCTCGTGAAGAACCTTCGCGGCAAGTACCACCTGCCCAACCGCAACCTCACCGAAGAGCTCTCCCAAGAACGCGCGCAGGAAGCGGACGGCAAAACGTGGTGA